A window from Actinomycetes bacterium encodes these proteins:
- a CDS encoding ABC transporter ATP-binding protein, with product MLELNDICVTIPDGEETLAILDHTELRVDQGEVVSVSGRSGSGKSTLLAIAGLLRKPDSGTISFAEHDATAMSNKARTRLRRDEVGIIYQSAELFPSLTAIEQLELVAHISHRLNGEARERAAALLDEVGLQRRQDSRPGKLSGGERQRVGIARALMNEPSVLLADEPTSSLDPERGREVMELITGEARTRNLATVVVSHDPTHVDLFDRSFRLEAGKLHTV from the coding sequence GTGCTCGAACTCAACGACATCTGCGTGACGATCCCCGACGGCGAGGAGACGTTGGCGATCCTCGACCACACCGAGCTGCGGGTGGACCAGGGCGAGGTGGTCTCCGTCTCCGGCCGCTCCGGCTCCGGCAAATCGACACTCCTTGCGATCGCCGGGCTGTTGCGCAAGCCGGACTCCGGGACGATCTCCTTTGCTGAGCACGACGCAACCGCCATGTCGAACAAGGCGCGCACGCGGCTGCGCCGCGACGAAGTCGGCATCATCTACCAGTCCGCCGAGCTGTTCCCATCGCTCACCGCCATCGAGCAACTCGAACTCGTGGCCCACATCAGCCACCGGCTCAACGGCGAAGCCCGTGAACGGGCGGCCGCACTGCTCGACGAGGTGGGCCTGCAACGCCGCCAGGACAGCCGCCCCGGCAAGCTGTCCGGTGGTGAACGCCAGCGAGTCGGCATCGCCCGGGCCCTCATGAACGAGCCGTCGGTGCTGCTGGCCGACGAGCCGACATCATCGCTCGACCCTGAGCGGGGCCGCGAGGTCATGGAGCTGATCACCGGCGAGGCGCGCACCCGCAACCTCGCAACGGTGGTCGTGTCGCATGATCCCACCCATGTGGATCTCTTCGACCGCTCGTTCCGCCTCGAGGCCGGCAAGCTGCACACCGTCTAG
- a CDS encoding iron-sulfur cluster-binding domain-containing protein: protein MLRGLAVESMTDCAPRPDVVMIHHASAPAAVLQRDEVRALDAAMPWLTVHEVTTRDESGGRLVGTHLDAARLESMCPDWAQRRSFVCGPYGMLEFARAHWAGSGHSDRLELEAFGAPEFTVPADGVASFRASFERTGTTTDAGAGETLLDVAESAGLAPKHGCRMGICRSCSTAVCSGRARDLRDGSVIDSGSHVQICISAAATDISLDL from the coding sequence ATGCTGCGGGGGCTCGCCGTCGAGTCGATGACCGACTGCGCGCCGCGCCCTGACGTCGTGATGATCCACCATGCGTCGGCTCCCGCCGCCGTCCTGCAGCGCGACGAGGTGCGCGCACTCGACGCGGCCATGCCGTGGCTCACGGTCCACGAGGTGACCACCCGCGACGAATCCGGTGGCCGACTGGTCGGCACCCACCTTGACGCCGCACGTCTCGAATCAATGTGCCCGGACTGGGCCCAACGCCGGTCGTTCGTGTGCGGGCCCTACGGGATGCTCGAGTTCGCGCGTGCGCACTGGGCCGGGTCCGGCCACAGCGACCGCTTGGAACTGGAGGCGTTCGGGGCCCCGGAGTTCACCGTTCCCGCCGATGGCGTCGCGAGCTTCCGGGCATCCTTCGAGCGCACAGGCACCACCACCGACGCCGGCGCCGGTGAGACCCTGCTGGATGTGGCGGAGTCGGCCGGCCTTGCGCCGAAGCACGGATGCCGGATGGGCATCTGCCGCAGCTGTTCCACCGCGGTGTGTTCGGGCCGGGCCCGTGACCTGCGCGACGGCAGTGTCATCGACTCCGGCAGTCATGTGCAGATCTGCATCTCCGCCGCCGCCACCGACATCAGCCTCGACCTCTGA
- a CDS encoding acyl-CoA desaturase, which translates to MTPTLTPTENKTLLPASDDDVNGLPEVVRTAGAGAAGRPDGFDADAFAAELDALRAEVLDTIGAGDADYIRRMIRLQRRLELAGRAALVAGVFPPAWFAGVAMLSLSKILENMEIGHNVMHGQWDWMQDPAIHSTNWEWDNVCPSSQWKHTHNHMHHQWTNVRGVDADIGYGLFRVDPEQPWSPATRWQPLSFVGLATVFEYGVGFHDARNSAKADNAELPEGESPRKSMAETFAKIRKQVLKDFVAWPAVAVPFGVGSVVSSVTGAAAANVVRNLWSFAVIFCGHFPDGVDFFDPEDIEGETRGDWYRRQVLGSVNFTGGPLMDVMSGNLDHQIEHHLFPDVPSNRYAEMQPRVRDICARHGVEYNTASFARQIGTVIRKVWRLASKRTALSTTG; encoded by the coding sequence ATGACACCAACGCTCACCCCGACAGAGAACAAGACGCTGCTTCCGGCGTCCGACGACGACGTCAACGGCCTGCCCGAAGTTGTCCGCACGGCCGGGGCCGGCGCGGCCGGCCGCCCCGACGGCTTCGATGCCGATGCGTTCGCCGCCGAACTCGACGCCCTGCGCGCCGAGGTGCTCGACACGATCGGGGCCGGCGACGCCGACTACATCCGCCGCATGATCCGCCTGCAGCGTCGCCTCGAGCTGGCAGGCCGGGCGGCGCTGGTTGCAGGGGTGTTCCCGCCCGCGTGGTTCGCAGGCGTGGCGATGCTGAGCCTCTCCAAGATTCTCGAGAACATGGAGATCGGCCACAACGTGATGCACGGCCAGTGGGACTGGATGCAGGACCCCGCGATCCACTCCACCAATTGGGAGTGGGACAACGTGTGTCCGTCCTCGCAGTGGAAGCACACCCACAACCACATGCACCACCAGTGGACCAACGTGCGGGGGGTGGATGCCGACATCGGCTACGGGCTGTTCAGGGTCGACCCCGAACAGCCGTGGTCGCCCGCGACGCGGTGGCAGCCGCTGTCGTTCGTGGGGCTGGCCACGGTGTTCGAGTACGGGGTCGGGTTCCACGACGCCCGCAACAGCGCCAAGGCGGACAACGCGGAGCTGCCCGAGGGCGAGTCGCCGCGCAAGAGCATGGCGGAGACGTTCGCCAAGATCCGCAAGCAGGTCCTCAAGGACTTCGTCGCCTGGCCGGCGGTTGCCGTTCCGTTCGGAGTCGGTTCCGTTGTCTCCTCGGTGACCGGTGCGGCCGCGGCCAATGTGGTGCGCAACCTGTGGAGCTTCGCGGTGATCTTCTGCGGTCACTTCCCCGACGGGGTCGACTTCTTCGACCCCGAGGACATCGAGGGTGAGACCCGCGGAGACTGGTACCGCCGCCAGGTGCTCGGCTCGGTCAACTTCACCGGCGGTCCCCTCATGGACGTGATGTCGGGCAACCTCGACCACCAGATCGAGCACCACCTGTTCCCCGACGTGCCTTCCAACCGCTACGCCGAGATGCAACCGCGGGTGCGCGACATCTGCGCTCGCCACGGTGTCGAGTACAACACCGCCTCGTTCGCGCGCCAGATCGGAACAGTGATCCGCAAGGTCTGGCGGCTCGCCTCCAAGCGCACTGCCTTGTCAACGACTGGCTGA
- a CDS encoding cyclase, whose product MSCRTPNPIGSASIDAFDNGVTTNAPSSVAAGSNFQVEMTADPIEVPTSGGGQTILHLTNVKIRFDIPANSSFVSATVAGGSNLGAGTPTVAQVGNQIVLTVPGQLAAGTTANLPTVTATLQATGAPGSTIETQMSGTGYSDPGITWTTTIQLFGITANSSCYAPVNPVLSTTDIT is encoded by the coding sequence ATGAGCTGTCGTACGCCCAACCCGATTGGTTCGGCGAGCATCGACGCTTTCGACAACGGAGTCACCACCAATGCGCCGTCGAGCGTGGCTGCAGGGTCCAACTTCCAGGTGGAGATGACGGCCGACCCGATCGAGGTGCCCACATCGGGCGGTGGCCAGACGATCCTGCACCTGACCAACGTGAAGATACGCTTCGACATCCCTGCTAACAGCTCGTTTGTCTCGGCGACCGTGGCGGGTGGCAGCAACCTGGGTGCCGGCACGCCGACCGTGGCGCAGGTGGGCAACCAGATCGTCCTGACCGTGCCCGGTCAGTTGGCTGCTGGAACCACCGCCAACCTGCCCACCGTGACGGCGACCCTGCAGGCAACCGGCGCTCCCGGTTCCACCATCGAGACGCAGATGTCCGGCACCGGCTACTCCGATCCCGGCATCACCTGGACGACCACGATCCAGTTGTTCGGCATCACCGCCAACTCGAGCTGCTATGCACCGGTCAACCCGGTCCTGAGCACCACCGACATCACCTGA
- a CDS encoding excisionase family DNA-binding protein — MSEFSVGEVADLLGVSVDTVRRWCDDGRLDTTRRGGGHRLIPGAGLAEYLTTTDVAWEPEATMAQSARNRFTGIVTRVERDKVTALVELRAGPHRIVSLMTAEAVDDLGLAPGELAVAAVKSTNVVIEVPGR; from the coding sequence ATGAGCGAGTTCAGTGTTGGTGAAGTTGCCGATCTGCTGGGGGTGAGTGTCGACACGGTTCGTCGCTGGTGCGACGACGGCCGACTGGACACCACCCGCCGCGGTGGTGGCCACCGGCTCATCCCGGGTGCGGGCCTGGCCGAGTACCTGACCACGACCGACGTGGCCTGGGAGCCGGAAGCGACGATGGCCCAGTCGGCCCGCAACCGCTTCACCGGCATCGTCACGAGGGTCGAGCGGGACAAGGTCACGGCACTTGTGGAGCTGCGGGCCGGCCCTCACCGGATCGTGTCGCTGATGACCGCCGAGGCGGTCGACGACCTGGGCCTGGCGCCGGGCGAACTCGCAGTCGCCGCGGTGAAGTCCACCAACGTGGTGATCGAGGTGCCGGGGCGGTGA
- a CDS encoding ABC transporter permease — protein MYLARKDLRAARGRFALVGIVIGLIAFLATMLAGLANGLVDDGISGLRELPISHMAFAENSQAVFSRSILTEEELAAYQEVTDEATPVGASFFNARPADDSGDGEAIDIVLFGVDDDGFLADASEAGAAVDATRSLDGGLVLSHEFSDKAAVGDEFTIVGTDITLPVIGFTFSGTYGHVPIAYTSLSTWQDLLYGDDADGRFSAVAIGEGDETALEAAAGQSGTELLTKTEAYAGSPGYTAESATMTLIRGFLLVISALVVGAFFTVWTIQRTRQIGLLKALGASSGYIIRDALGQLLVVLIIAVTIGSAAAFGMGAIIGDEAPFNLSFGSVLWTAGILTFVGMAGSLVALRRITSVDPAISLTAGV, from the coding sequence GTGTATCTGGCAAGGAAGGACCTCCGGGCGGCCAGGGGCCGCTTCGCCCTCGTGGGCATCGTGATCGGCCTGATCGCGTTCCTGGCCACGATGCTGGCCGGCCTGGCCAACGGCCTCGTCGACGACGGGATCTCCGGGCTGCGGGAGCTGCCGATCAGCCACATGGCATTCGCGGAGAACTCCCAAGCCGTGTTCTCCCGCTCGATCCTCACCGAGGAAGAACTGGCCGCCTACCAGGAGGTCACCGACGAAGCGACCCCGGTCGGTGCGTCCTTCTTCAACGCCCGCCCCGCCGATGACTCGGGCGACGGCGAGGCGATCGACATCGTGCTGTTCGGCGTGGACGACGACGGCTTCCTGGCCGATGCATCCGAAGCCGGGGCTGCGGTTGACGCAACCCGGTCGCTGGACGGTGGACTCGTGCTCAGCCATGAGTTCAGCGACAAGGCGGCCGTGGGTGACGAGTTCACGATCGTCGGAACCGACATCACCTTGCCGGTGATCGGCTTCACGTTCTCGGGCACATACGGCCACGTCCCGATCGCCTACACATCGCTGTCCACCTGGCAGGACCTGCTCTACGGCGACGACGCGGATGGTCGCTTCTCCGCAGTGGCGATCGGCGAGGGAGACGAAACTGCGCTCGAAGCCGCAGCCGGGCAGAGCGGCACCGAGCTGCTCACCAAGACCGAGGCCTACGCCGGCTCGCCCGGCTACACCGCCGAGTCGGCCACGATGACGCTCATCCGGGGCTTCCTGCTCGTGATCTCGGCGCTCGTCGTCGGCGCGTTCTTCACGGTGTGGACCATCCAGCGAACCCGCCAGATCGGCCTGCTCAAGGCGCTCGGAGCATCGTCGGGCTACATCATCCGCGATGCGCTCGGCCAGCTGCTGGTGGTACTCATCATCGCCGTCACGATCGGCTCCGCCGCCGCTTTCGGGATGGGCGCCATCATCGGCGACGAAGCACCGTTCAACCTCAGCTTCGGCTCCGTGCTCTGGACTGCCGGCATCCTCACCTTCGTGGGCATGGCCGGCAGCCTGGTGGCGCTGCGCCGCATCACCTCGGTCGACCCGGCCATCTCACTCACGGCGGGAGTGTGA
- a CDS encoding helix-turn-helix transcriptional regulator encodes MATKQSIPVADPVDPDAPACCTPLDGPLLDEAEAEEMALVMKALADPVRLRLLSLIANSPTGETCACDLATPLGRSQPTVSHHLTLLTKAGLIEREQRGKWAWFRARADRLAEVSDAVRLGARD; translated from the coding sequence ATGGCAACGAAGCAGAGCATCCCCGTGGCCGATCCGGTCGACCCCGACGCACCCGCTTGCTGCACCCCCCTCGACGGTCCCCTGCTGGACGAAGCCGAGGCCGAGGAGATGGCCCTCGTCATGAAGGCGCTTGCCGATCCCGTGCGCCTCCGCCTGCTGTCGCTCATCGCCAACTCCCCCACCGGCGAGACCTGCGCCTGCGACCTCGCCACCCCCCTCGGCCGCTCCCAGCCCACCGTCAGCCACCACCTGACCCTGCTCACCAAGGCGGGCCTGATCGAGCGCGAACAGCGTGGCAAGTGGGCCTGGTTCAGGGCCCGCGCCGACCGACTCGCCGAGGTTTCCGATGCCGTGAGGCTGGGGGCCCGCGACTAG
- a CDS encoding ABC transporter ATP-binding protein, translating to MSATATAGAAGLSGRVAVELEGFRLDVSLAVQPGTVTAVLGPNGAGKTTLLRAVAGLEPLGAGSLSLAGRTLDDGGATFMVPEARQVALVPQDHLLFAHMSVLDNVAFGLRCGGVGRRAARERAAEVLDRVGLGGFGDRRPGGLSGGQSQRVALARALAAEPGVLLLDEPLAALDARLRPAMRAELRHWLADFEGAALMVTHDPLDAYALADDLVVLEAGCVTQSGSLRDVTARPRSRYVADLVGTNLLVGSGEGHVVSVGAARVAVAESVSGEVFATVAPSAVAVALRSPGREPPAGSARNHWAMTVTSTEPMGERVRVALSGDLDLTAELTAESVAELGLGNGVDVWATAKATEVFAYPR from the coding sequence ATGAGCGCAACGGCCACTGCGGGTGCCGCCGGCCTGTCGGGACGGGTGGCCGTCGAACTCGAGGGATTCCGCCTCGACGTGTCGCTCGCGGTGCAGCCGGGCACCGTCACTGCCGTGCTCGGACCCAATGGAGCTGGCAAGACCACGTTGCTGCGGGCGGTCGCAGGACTGGAGCCACTCGGCGCCGGATCGCTCAGCCTGGCAGGCCGGACCCTGGACGATGGTGGCGCCACGTTCATGGTGCCCGAGGCTCGGCAGGTCGCGCTGGTGCCCCAGGACCACCTGCTGTTCGCCCACATGTCCGTGCTGGACAACGTCGCGTTCGGGCTGCGCTGCGGCGGCGTGGGCAGGCGTGCCGCCCGTGAGCGTGCCGCCGAGGTGCTGGATCGTGTCGGTCTCGGTGGATTCGGGGACCGTCGACCGGGCGGGCTCTCCGGTGGTCAGTCCCAGCGGGTCGCCCTCGCCCGGGCACTGGCGGCGGAGCCCGGGGTGCTGCTGCTGGACGAGCCACTCGCCGCGCTGGACGCGCGGCTGCGCCCGGCGATGCGTGCCGAGTTGCGCCACTGGCTCGCCGACTTCGAAGGGGCGGCGCTGATGGTCACCCATGACCCGCTCGACGCCTACGCGCTCGCCGATGACCTGGTGGTGCTCGAAGCCGGCTGTGTCACCCAGTCCGGCTCACTTCGAGATGTGACGGCACGGCCGCGATCGCGCTACGTGGCGGACCTCGTGGGCACCAACCTGCTTGTCGGCTCCGGCGAGGGCCACGTGGTGTCGGTGGGGGCGGCGAGGGTCGCCGTTGCCGAGTCGGTGTCGGGTGAGGTGTTCGCCACCGTCGCCCCGAGTGCCGTTGCGGTGGCGCTGCGGTCACCCGGTCGCGAGCCGCCGGCCGGGTCGGCCCGCAACCACTGGGCCATGACCGTCACCTCGACCGAGCCGATGGGGGAGCGCGTTCGGGTGGCCCTCAGCGGCGACCTCGACCTGACCGCCGAGCTCACCGCAGAGTCGGTCGCCGAGCTCGGGCTCGGGAATGGAGTCGATGTCTGGGCCACGGCGAAGGCCACCGAGGTGTTCGCCTACCCCCGATAG
- a CDS encoding glyoxalase/bleomycin resistance/extradiol dioxygenase family protein, with protein sequence MRLQLALNVDDIDEAVDFYSKMFGTTPDKIRTGYANFAIAEPPLKLVLFAGAGDAGSINHLGVEVEEGTQVTAAASRLQAEGLITTEVEDTTCCFAEKTETWLDGPDGTRWEWYVKNADSEATEAEVLADDGSCCAPAAGGATSCC encoded by the coding sequence ATGCGCCTGCAGCTCGCCCTCAACGTCGACGACATCGATGAAGCAGTCGACTTCTACTCGAAGATGTTCGGGACCACGCCCGACAAGATCCGAACCGGCTACGCCAACTTCGCCATCGCCGAGCCGCCACTCAAGCTCGTGCTCTTCGCCGGAGCCGGTGATGCAGGCTCGATCAACCACCTCGGTGTGGAGGTCGAGGAGGGTACGCAGGTCACCGCGGCCGCCTCCAGGCTGCAGGCCGAGGGCCTCATCACCACCGAGGTGGAGGACACCACCTGTTGCTTCGCCGAGAAGACCGAGACCTGGCTCGACGGACCCGACGGCACCCGTTGGGAGTGGTACGTGAAGAACGCCGACAGCGAGGCCACCGAAGCCGAGGTGCTCGCCGATGACGGGTCGTGTTGCGCACCCGCCGCCGGCGGAGCCACAAGCTGCTGCTGA
- the modB gene encoding molybdate ABC transporter permease subunit, giving the protein MAILFLVGPVAGLLASAQWSSFWSDITSAEALTALRLSVGASLAAVLVVVVLGLPLAWVLARVEFPGRRVARALVVLPMVMPPVVGGVALLSALGRDSALGGWLWDTFGIQLTFSGAGVVLAEAFVAMPFFVLTVEAALRSAGRRHEELASTLGAGPWTVLWRVTIPAALPSIVAGAVLAWARALGEFGATITFAGNIAGRTRTLPLAVYLGLDSDPGGAVSLSIVLLVVSIVVLVGLRDRWLVRP; this is encoded by the coding sequence ATGGCGATCCTGTTCCTGGTTGGTCCGGTCGCGGGGTTGCTCGCTTCGGCTCAGTGGTCGTCGTTCTGGTCCGACATCACCAGCGCCGAGGCGCTCACAGCACTGCGGCTCTCGGTCGGTGCATCACTGGCTGCCGTGTTGGTCGTGGTGGTGCTCGGCCTGCCGCTGGCCTGGGTGCTGGCGCGAGTCGAGTTCCCCGGCCGCCGCGTCGCCCGCGCATTGGTGGTGCTGCCGATGGTGATGCCCCCGGTGGTGGGGGGTGTGGCTCTGCTCTCGGCACTGGGGCGCGACTCGGCGTTGGGCGGATGGCTGTGGGACACCTTCGGCATCCAGCTCACCTTCTCGGGTGCGGGCGTAGTACTGGCGGAGGCCTTCGTGGCGATGCCCTTTTTCGTGCTGACCGTGGAGGCGGCTCTGCGCTCAGCCGGTCGCCGCCACGAGGAGCTCGCGTCCACTCTGGGAGCCGGGCCGTGGACGGTGCTGTGGCGGGTCACGATCCCCGCCGCCTTACCATCCATCGTGGCGGGCGCGGTGCTCGCCTGGGCCCGCGCACTCGGCGAGTTCGGCGCCACCATCACTTTCGCCGGCAACATCGCCGGTCGGACCCGTACCCTGCCGCTCGCGGTCTATCTCGGGCTCGACTCCGATCCGGGCGGTGCCGTGTCGCTGAGCATTGTGCTGCTGGTCGTGTCGATCGTCGTGCTCGTGGGCCTGCGTGACCGCTGGTTGGTGCGGCCATGA
- a CDS encoding MerR family transcriptional regulator, whose product MTATRDTPKRDKKSRKDARAKEPGPADADGMTLEELAADTGIPARTIRYYQAEKLLQKPNRDSSDARVARYTDEHVERLRLVAELRDRGLKLPAIRGLLQEGDASTRVADWLGLDSSLRGSWGHDEPRIVSAAELAELLAGTPPGTQGILEDAGLVSRQGHAWLVPSEPLLNVAAGLVRTGVDVDIVIDAVSILGVHLGKAADELIDLFVTAIRQGLGTGVDTGVLVDALRSAAGEGARIVFGQQLERAIEELLSDTKRLRR is encoded by the coding sequence ATGACCGCAACGAGGGATACGCCGAAGCGGGACAAGAAGTCACGAAAGGACGCGCGCGCGAAGGAACCCGGGCCGGCTGACGCGGACGGGATGACGCTCGAGGAGCTGGCCGCGGACACGGGCATTCCCGCCAGGACCATCCGCTACTACCAGGCGGAGAAGCTGCTCCAGAAGCCCAACCGTGACAGCTCAGATGCACGCGTCGCCCGCTACACCGACGAGCACGTGGAACGGCTCCGACTGGTGGCCGAACTGCGCGACCGGGGCCTGAAGCTGCCCGCGATTCGCGGCCTCCTGCAGGAAGGCGATGCTTCGACCAGGGTGGCCGACTGGCTCGGCCTCGACTCGTCATTGCGCGGCTCATGGGGCCACGACGAGCCGCGGATCGTCTCGGCTGCAGAGCTGGCGGAGTTGCTCGCGGGCACACCGCCGGGCACCCAGGGCATCCTCGAGGATGCCGGACTCGTGAGTCGCCAGGGCCACGCCTGGCTCGTGCCGAGCGAGCCACTGCTCAACGTGGCCGCCGGACTGGTGCGCACCGGAGTCGATGTCGACATCGTGATCGATGCCGTGTCGATCCTCGGCGTGCACCTGGGAAAGGCGGCGGACGAGCTCATCGACCTGTTCGTGACTGCAATCCGCCAGGGCCTGGGAACCGGCGTCGACACCGGCGTGCTCGTGGATGCCCTGCGGTCCGCGGCCGGCGAGGGTGCCCGCATCGTGTTCGGCCAGCAGCTGGAGCGCGCCATCGAGGAACTCCTCTCCGACACCAAGCGCCTGCGCCGCTAG
- a CDS encoding acyl-CoA carboxylase subunit beta produces MSAATSNSHPVLRSRLDVGSGEWNANVEAMEALWAQVADKLAELPAIGGQAKVDRHRRRGKMLVRERIEALVDPDTPFLELMSLAAAETDDPIGAGTVNGIGIVEGVECMIGGTDMTVRGGSANPHTVAKGMRAFEIARANRLPMISLSESAGADLPRQADIFVPGGAQFRNLTRLSKEGIPTITVGFGPATAGGAYALGMSDYVVMVKNRSFAYLGGPPLVKMAIDEDVDEETLGGAEMHSRTSGLSDYLAVDEMDAIRITRDIVRHLNWQKLGPGPSEPADEPLHDPGELIGCAQADVKVPFEVREILARTLDGSRFEEFKPLYGDKLVCGWGSICGFPVGVLANNGILFSEESEKGAQFIQLCNRTSTPLVFVQNITGFMVGTAAEQGGIIKDGAKLINAVSNSEVPHFVLMVGASYGAGNYGMSGRAYDPRFIFTWPNHRIAVMGPKQLAGVMGIIARNAAAAKGQEIDEATLAEQTGMLEMLVESQSSALYATGRMWDDGVIHPRDTRTVLGIALSASHSNVVSGAEAYGVWRH; encoded by the coding sequence ATGAGTGCCGCCACGTCCAACAGCCACCCGGTGCTGCGCAGCCGACTGGATGTCGGCAGCGGCGAGTGGAACGCCAACGTCGAGGCCATGGAGGCTCTCTGGGCGCAGGTTGCCGACAAGCTCGCCGAGCTGCCGGCCATCGGCGGTCAGGCGAAGGTGGACCGCCACCGACGCAGGGGAAAGATGCTCGTGCGCGAGCGCATCGAAGCGCTCGTGGACCCGGACACCCCGTTCCTCGAGCTGATGTCCCTAGCGGCCGCGGAGACCGACGACCCGATCGGCGCAGGCACCGTCAACGGCATCGGGATCGTGGAGGGTGTCGAGTGCATGATCGGGGGCACCGACATGACCGTGCGGGGTGGCTCCGCCAACCCACACACCGTCGCAAAGGGCATGCGCGCATTCGAGATCGCCCGCGCCAACCGGCTCCCGATGATCTCGCTGTCGGAGTCAGCCGGCGCCGACCTGCCGCGCCAGGCAGACATCTTCGTGCCCGGCGGTGCCCAGTTCCGCAACCTCACCCGGCTCTCCAAGGAAGGCATCCCCACCATCACCGTCGGCTTCGGCCCGGCCACTGCCGGCGGTGCGTATGCGCTGGGGATGAGCGACTACGTGGTGATGGTGAAGAACCGCTCGTTCGCCTATCTCGGTGGTCCACCGCTGGTGAAGATGGCCATCGACGAGGACGTCGACGAGGAGACCCTCGGCGGCGCCGAGATGCACTCGCGCACCTCCGGGCTGTCCGACTACCTCGCCGTCGACGAGATGGACGCCATCCGCATCACGCGTGACATCGTGCGCCACCTCAACTGGCAGAAGCTCGGCCCGGGGCCCAGCGAGCCGGCCGACGAGCCGCTCCATGACCCCGGTGAGCTGATCGGGTGTGCCCAGGCGGATGTGAAGGTGCCCTTCGAGGTACGCGAGATCCTCGCCCGCACCCTCGACGGCAGCCGCTTCGAGGAGTTCAAGCCGCTCTACGGCGACAAGCTCGTGTGCGGCTGGGGCTCGATCTGTGGCTTCCCCGTGGGCGTGCTCGCCAACAACGGGATCCTGTTCTCCGAGGAGTCCGAGAAGGGTGCGCAGTTCATCCAGCTTTGCAACCGCACCAGCACCCCGCTGGTGTTCGTGCAGAACATCACGGGCTTCATGGTGGGCACCGCCGCCGAGCAGGGCGGCATCATCAAGGACGGCGCCAAGCTCATCAACGCCGTCTCCAACAGCGAGGTGCCGCACTTCGTGCTGATGGTCGGAGCCAGCTACGGCGCCGGCAACTACGGCATGTCGGGGCGGGCCTACGACCCACGCTTCATCTTCACCTGGCCCAACCACCGCATCGCCGTGATGGGTCCCAAGCAGCTGGCCGGAGTGATGGGGATCATCGCCCGCAACGCAGCAGCGGCAAAGGGCCAGGAGATCGATGAGGCCACCCTCGCCGAGCAGACCGGCATGCTCGAGATGCTGGTCGAGTCCCAGTCGAGCGCGCTGTACGCCACCGGCCGCATGTGGGACGACGGGGTCATCCACCCGCGCGACACGCGTACCGTGCTGGGCATAGCCCTGTCCGCCTCGCACTCGAACGTCGTATCCGGCGCCGAGGCCTACGGCGTCTGGAGGCACTGA
- the modA gene encoding molybdate ABC transporter substrate-binding protein, which yields MTARVRAAVGLVVAMAAAATATCASDSEPVAGDQRRQELLVSVAASLTDAFAEITEDFEAANPGVAVVLNLDSSATLASQISSGAPVDVFASADEPNMAEVVDSGDVVGEPVEFARNGLVIVTAPGNPLGIEDQDDLAQVTESGEVVALCVATAPCGTLADRALGQGEAVLSEDRVTRAANARATLAAVTRGDAAAALVYASDALAAGDAVEIVRLKGRQGSNRYLVAALANGEADGDLASAFVGFVASEDGRRVLDRWGFE from the coding sequence GTGACCGCGAGGGTCCGTGCGGCAGTCGGACTGGTGGTGGCCATGGCCGCGGCCGCCACAGCCACCTGTGCGTCTGACTCCGAACCGGTGGCGGGCGACCAACGCCGCCAGGAACTGCTCGTCTCCGTGGCCGCCTCGCTCACCGACGCGTTCGCCGAGATCACGGAAGACTTCGAAGCAGCCAACCCCGGCGTGGCTGTGGTGCTGAACCTCGACTCGTCCGCCACGCTGGCGTCGCAGATATCCAGCGGTGCGCCTGTCGACGTGTTCGCCTCCGCGGACGAACCCAACATGGCCGAAGTCGTCGACTCCGGCGACGTCGTCGGTGAGCCGGTCGAGTTCGCCCGCAACGGGCTCGTGATCGTGACCGCTCCGGGGAATCCGCTCGGCATCGAAGACCAGGACGATCTGGCCCAGGTGACCGAGTCCGGCGAGGTGGTCGCTCTATGTGTCGCCACGGCGCCGTGCGGGACGCTGGCCGACCGGGCGCTCGGCCAGGGCGAGGCGGTGCTCTCCGAGGACCGGGTGACCCGTGCGGCGAATGCCCGGGCGACCCTGGCTGCGGTCACCCGTGGCGACGCTGCCGCCGCTCTGGTGTATGCCTCCGATGCTCTTGCAGCGGGCGACGCCGTGGAGATCGTGCGCCTGAAGGGCCGGCAGGGGTCCAACCGCTATCTGGTGGCAGCACTCGCAAACGGGGAGGCAGACGGTGACCTGGCGTCTGCCTTCGTGGGGTTCGTGGCCTCCGAGGATGGGCGACGCGTGCTCGATCGCTGGGGATTCGAGTGA